The stretch of DNA CAAGGCAATTATACTGTCTTCTCCTGTCTCCTCTACCAAAGCCTCCGTCCTGCCTCACTGTGTGCTTCACCTCTTACGTGTGCCGCTCTCTAGAGAGGCCCTCGGCTGAAAGATCCTGCAGCTGGTGTCATTAAAGGAAATGTCATATTTTGGCATCTGTTGCTTTCATGCTTTTGTACGTCCCTCTGAAACATGCAGTTTCTAAACAACTAGGTCTGAGCTGTGCCGACGATATGTGAGATCGCGCAGACATACAGCACAGCCTGCGGTATTAGGGGCTGCTGCATTAGAGTTTATCAGAGTTGGGAAGACAGCTTTGCAACAAGAGAAAAGCTGATAAAAGATGTAGGGAAAAGTAACCGTTTGTatcattttttccccaagccTTCCAGAATATTTTGTGGTCCCGTCTTCCTTAGCAGATCAAGACCTTAAGCTATACTCCTACTCTTTTATTGGGAGACGAATGCCAGTAAGTGTGGTCTTTATTCTATTACTGTTCTTGATCATTGGACAATATTAATCTTAAAGATATGTGTGCTGGTTAACATAGTTTTGTGTGTAGCattcagaaaaagatttctgtGGAATAACACTAACCTgcattattttgttgtttcttttgtggtttttttcccatattaGTTATGGTCCTGGAATCACCCTAATGGAAGTGCCCTTGTAAGAATGGCCAACATCAAAGACGTATTGCAACAAAGGAGAATTGATCAAAGGTGAATGATTAGTTACGTTATTCTTTAATCAGACGCGTAAGATAACACAAGTGGTGAGTGTGTACAGAGAGCAGCAGTTGGTAATTGAGCGGATACTGGCTTCATAACGTTGGAGTGCAGTGGCTTTTGAGCTGCTGCTCTACGAATACATTGGGGCACAATTTCTGTTCAAGGCACACTTCAGTTTCGAATACTGAATAATTGCTCAGTTTTTAAGGGATGTTTACTTTTTAGGCAGCCAGTCATTCAGATGACAGGATTTATTGATAAAGGAGCAGACTTTTATCTGAAGAACAGATCTTCTCTGCTGATGTTTCTGTAATACAACTTGGTGGAGATTTTACCTTCTTAATTTGTTTGTGGCATTGGGAAATGCAGCTCTGTAGATTCAGTGCCACAATGCATATAGTATTTCTGTGAAGTATTTGTCATTCACTGTCCTTGATGAAAGACGAAGGCATTTAGAGCCTTGGATAAGTAGTTACTAGCTTGGTATTTTTCGTTCTTTGATTTAATTGGTAGGGTGATTTTTTGTAGTAGTACAAACACTTGCATTGTGTGTTTGAGGTTGGAGCTCTGAGTTGTATTTGAAACCCAGTCAGATTTCCTGGATTTATAAACTTCATATATGATCTGTTTATGTAGCATAGACAAGTCTTACTAAAATTTGTGGAAAATTAGAGATGTTTAACTGTAAGTCAGCCTCAGATTTTAATTTCCCAAATGTGTTGTTTTAATGATCCAGTGTTTccggtttttttattttgtaactagCAGATACCTATAATATTTGAGTCGATACCTTTGTGGCAGGAGCAATATATCTCCTGAATATAAActagacaacttttttttttaaagaaggtgcATGTTTTATGTGGTTTTAGTTGTTTGCAGCTACAGACTGTGGCATGTTTCTTGAAAGACTGTTTCTCCCCTCTGCAATAATAAAATGGCTGACTCTTTTTCCTACTTAGGATTTGTAATGCGATAACTCGCAGCCATCCCCTGAGAAGTGACGTTTACAAATCTGATCTGGACAAGTGTCTCCCCAACATCCAGGAAATCCAGGCTGCACATATCAAACTCAAACAGCTGTGTGTTAACGGTATGCTGGACTCTCCTTTCATGGCggttattttattgaaatagcaCAAATTCTAATAGATCTGGCTACCAGGAAGAGTTATTTGAAGCTGTTCCACAATGTAATTACTTTATTTGTTGCAGAGCCTTttgaagaaactgaagagaagTGGCTGTCCTCGCTGGAGAATACTCGCTGGTTAGAGTATATCAGGTTTGTACCACTGATAAAACGATGGTTAATGAGATATGAAAAACTTTCACCACTGTAGATAAGCAGGGGATCAGTTGAAGGATTCTCTATTTTAATATATGAGTTAGGTAAATACAGATATCCCAAATTTTTGTTTCTGCTAGAGTGTGAACCTGTTATACTAACTGTTGtatcactttcttttcctgtctaGATCATTTCTTAAGCATTCTGCTGAGCTTGTGTACATGATGGAGTGTAAGCACGTTTCTGTAGTTCTGCAAGGTAATACAGCCATTAGCATGCTGTCAGTCTGAGCGTCAGTGTGATAATGTAGATAAACACATTTAGATAAAATCAACTGTAATCTTTCTACATAAACCCCATTGCCTCTAAACATTTAGGCATTTGAGGaactagaaaggaaaataattttgttatgtATCTGAACTGTAGTACAGTCCATAGCGTCAGACCAATACTTCACTTCAAGTCTTTGTGGTGGTTTTTATTCTGCTAATGGTACGATAGAATCAAAACTTTATGGAGAAGTTTTGTACGGGGTTAATTGGGCAAATAGTCCTTGCATAAGCAATATCAGTTCTATTCAGAGGTCctatatacaaaatatttcactctCAGTGGCTGCTGTTGTGTAAGTGCAAACAgatattccaagaaaaaaaaaatttgctcatATCAAGATCAGAAATGttgtaatttctgtaatttttacaAGACCGTTCAGCTGGTATATCCCGCTCATATAATGGCCTTCCTAAAACTGCTTCAGGGTGGAAAATACGTTGAAAATTTCCAGTGACATGAACACCCTCCTTCTCATCACAGCTTGGTTTAAATACCAGGCGCTTGGGTGGGTATTTTGTTCTTGATGAATGCCCTGTTGTGCTGGATACCACAGCAACATTTCTGTAGGATGAGTCTCAGTTAAAAGAAGAGGTggttttttcttctagttttgttTGAAACTATGAGAACAATTACAGCAGTTCTACAGcatgttttaaaagaatttcaaagACAAACAATAGACCTAGTTGCCACTTTTTGCGATCTAATCTGTGTATGTGCGTATATACCTTATCTATTTCATACGTTCTGTGTGTTATTCACAGAGGAAGAGGGACGGGACCTGAGCTGTCTTACTGCTTCTCTCATTCAAGTCATGCTGGATCCCTATTTCCGAACAATCGTTGGATTCCAAAGCTTAATACAGAAGGAATGGGTCATGGCAGGATATCAGTTTTTAGATAGGTGTAACCACTTAAAGAGATCTGACAAAGAGGTAAATGTGAATTGTATTTGTATGTGATAACAGTATCTGGTTAATAGCAACCTGAACATTTATTCACACAGAAATCTAgaagtaaaagtatttttttatactttcaaaTGTCATGAAACCAATGTCAGAGAAATGAGTCCTTGTCCAGGATGGAGAGATATTTTCTTTATCCTCTGTAGCCATGTGAGAGTCGGTGAAACACCAGGTGCAGTCAGATGTTGCTGGGTTTTAATGTGGCCTCAGTGTTACACAGGATAAAGGTCCAACTGTTACAAATGCTAGTGCAGCCCATGTTTTAAATCGAAATAAAAGGGGGTCAGGAGGGGGTTTAgaggggttggttgttttgtttgttttaccacGGGTATGtgttttcatctctgttttttgGAATGCAAAGTCACATCAATAGGCAGTATTTTTCGAAGTGTTGAGCTGATGGAGAAGCACTGCAGCTTTATGAACTGATATGCAGCTGCCAAACAGATTAAAAGAGGGTACCACAGTGCTtggttttcagtatttccagCTAATCTTATTTAGGCTCTTCATTGCAAAGGAGGGACTTGTAATTGCAGTTGGAAAAATAGAGGACCCCCCAGGTTAGCAGCCTTTTTCAGGGACAATGCTCCAGTCATAGAAAAGCAATACCCCCAGAGAGCGGAGCCCACGGCTAAATCGAGCACTAAGCAGAGAAAACGCACGAAGGGATAAAGAAACTGAAACTTCAAGGGGGAAATAATGAGAAAGCAGGTATTTTGATCTAGGAAAGGATGTTCAGAGGAGTGAAACTAcgaagaggaaaatatttctaaagcttTATGTAAGTGATAGTTTATACTTTTGCCATTCATGGGCCACTGTGGAACGAGCTAGAAAGTGTAGAGCAAAGTTAAGGTGGCTGAATCATAAGCTCTCCAGTCATTTCAGACAAGAAGGAAGTATATACATTGTGAAAATAAGGCTAAGTAGTAAGGAAGGCTTGTACAAGCACTAATTTGGAAATTACGAGGGACATACAAGAGGGCAGAAAGCATTTTTGCAGCTACCTGAGAATGGAGAGAGGCCCAGAAAGAATTGTCTGGCTTCtgacagagaagggaaggctgtTGGAAAGGGAATGCGGACAAAGCCAGTTGCCACAGGGGCTTGTCAAAGTGGCTAAACAGGAATACAGAGTATCACAGTTgcataaaatcataaaaaatacaatacaaaatacaatacaaaaatacaatttcctCCAAGTTTACCCTGTTGAGAAACACAGCGGAGGTATAGCTACATACTCTAATGGAGCATTAACTGCAAACAAACCGGTATGACTTGGGAAAAGCTTCTGTTAAATCTAAcaattctctgtttcttttcccagtcTCCTTTGTTCTTGATGTTTCTTGACTGtgtttggcagctgctggaaCAATACCCAGCAGCCTTCGAGTTTTCTGAAATGTACTTGACCATATTGTACGACAGCGCACGCATCTCACTGTTCGGCACCTTCCTTTTCAATTGTCCTCACCAGCGAGTAAAGGAAAGCACTGTGAGTATGAAGTGTTACACCTGCTTTTCAACCAAGAGACTTCAGCGTGCCCCTCTGGAAATAACACCCTCCCAGCTAAATGgtattcctttatattttttaaaatgtcacgcTCTGTTCAGGGCAAAATACTCAGCTCCCCAGACGAATATGATCAGAATGTCCTTTCAGGTGATCTGTGCATAGAGAGTAACTAACTATTCAAGAAGAAAgtcttttgaatttctttttcttttttcttttcctagaaaagCATACTTATTGTACAATATTATTTGTACTCCTCTAGGAAACAGATTTGTATCTGGAACTGATAAAGCAGAATGGCAGGCAATAAAGAGAATTTCACACTTCAGGCAAACTTTGAAATCTCTTGACATAATTGTTTAAATAGTTGAAAAGGTGGAAAAGCCTGCATGAACTTCAAATAGTAATGCACAATGAAGGTATTTAGAAAACAACGCTTAAATTTGATTTGGAAAACTGGAGTTTAACAGAACTGTGTGTACAAAACATCTGACAGTTGATAAAGATAAAACTTacttattttgttaaatattttccttttaaagttgtCGGTAGCTACCTTACAGAGAAGCGGAGCATTGAGGGACCATTAACGTATTCTCAAAATAacagtttgggggggggttacaagtaaagaaaaaaacaatttagaatcattgaaaagtaatttttgtgaaGTAAGGATTAATGCTGAGTCCCccgagagggctggagcccctctgctgtgaggacaggctgagagagttggggttgtgcagcctggagaagagaaggctccggggagaccttagagccccttccaggccctagaAGGGCTCCAGGAAAGGCGGGGAGGGAGTCTATCAGGGAGTGGCGTGAcaggatgaggagtaacagttttaaactggaagagggtagatttagattagatacgaggaaaaaattcttgactgtgagggtggtgagacactggaacagattgcccagagaagctgcgggtgccccatccctggaggtgttcaaggccaggctggatggggctttgagcagcctggtctggtgggaggtgtccctgcccagggcagggggtgtgtgATCTTGATgggtcccgtccaacccaaaccgttccgtgattctatgaactgaaaACTAGGGTACAGCTGTTTTCTCCAGgagcaggctctcctgctgctctgttgcTTTGATCTGCAGCCACCTCTAAATTATATCCCTGCTCTCTTTTGCCCAAGAGTTATGCACTGGTTTACAGTTAAGATTTGTGAATGagcttattttgatttttaatatgCCTGATCGTTAACTTCTTGCAGGAATTTGCCATAAGCAAAAATATTCAGCTGGGCGATGAGAAAGGCCTCAGATTTCCTTGTGTTTGGGACTGGTCTCTTCAGTTTACAAGCAGGGATCGCCTGCTCTTTCACAACCCTTTCTATGTTGGAAAGAGCGCACCATGTGTACAAAATGGAGCCGTGAAAACCTTTAAACGCTCAAAGGTAACTATAGCGATGTCTGTCTGTGAGTGGACTGTTTACATCCTTAATCATTAGGTGTTAATGCTTAAAAATTTACAGTTATACAGTGTTTTACACTCTCAGTTTCGCAACAGGAGTGTGTTAACTCTCTCAGCTTCCCAgcctaaagaaataattttctgtagaaGCTGTAAATTGTGGAGCCTTGTGTTGCAGGACATCTCCTGACATGGCTGAGCTCACTGCCAACATTGGCATTAGTTCACCTATGGAAAAGTGATGACATGCCACTTTTCTCCCacagggttgttgtttttttcagtgaatgcTGATTAATTCAATCATTCATTGTTTTAGAAAGTCTAGAAAAcatatgtatttcttttgaaaGGCCGCAGGTGGCCACACTCTTTGCCCTGTGAGCCCTGCAGTAGTGACTCACGAGCGCAGAACTGTTTAAAGGTCACCTCATTTCTCTGGATGATGGCTCCGAGCAGTTCAGGGAAATCTGCTATTCAAATGGGCATAGAACAGGAAAATTAccagtatttcttttctgcagaaaaactaCAGCTCCACACTGCGAGGTGTCCCCCCTGCATTAAAAAACGGAATCATCAGTGAGCAAGAGTTCCTTCCAAGAAGAAACTCTCTGATACTAAAACTGAAACCGGACTTTTTACAGCAAACGGAGAGTCAGAGTAACAGTATGGAACAGTACTTCAGAGACTGGTTCGCAAAGCCAGTTGATTTGCACGGCGTAATTCTACCCCGTATCTCTGGAACACAAATAAAACTGTGGAAACTGTGCTACTTCCGCTGGGTTCCTGAGGCCCAGATTAACCACGGTGGCTTCATCACGGCTTTCCATAAAGTTTCTttgctggcagatgaagtcgacATGTTAAACCGGAATCTTCGGCAGTACAAAAGCAACTCTTCTCTGCAAGGCAACTGCTCGGAACTGGATCAAAGCAGGATGTACTTCAGAGCAAACAGTTTAAATGACACCTCTGCGGCCCCAgactttctctcctcctccttcccgtTTTCTCCCGTAGGGAACCTGTGCAGGCGGAGCATTCTGGGAACACCTTTAAGCAAATTCTTAAGTGGTGCCAAAATCTGGCTGTCCACTGAGACGCTTGCAAATGAAGACTAAGACGATGCGGCGGTTTAAAGGTTTGGGGAGAACACAGCATATCGTTTTGTCTTTTCTAAGTTAACACTGCTAAATGCGGCATTGAAAGctgtaataatttttatatacaaACATTACGTAAGTTTTgcacaaatatttaaaagcaaagcgAGTCATGCTTCAAATCGCACAAGTTTGTCTTCAGTAGTTCTCATCTGCTAGGGTTTCTGGTCCCCGATTCCTTCTGTATTCTTGTGGTTTGGCTCATTATCTGTGATGGAGCATTTCATTAGCTAATTGAAGGGCTTGGTGTGGTCATTAATGAGGGTTCTGCTTGAAATATCTTTTCCCAGATGGTGACTGAAGTGACTCTTGTGTCAGAACAGCTTGGCAAATGGAAGTAGTTCGGTGCAGTGGACACAGACCGACAGCTGAATCTGGGAACAAACTATTTTACCAGATCGCCTCTTCAGGAAGAATACATATATGCATACGTacttacatacatacatactaaCGCTCTGTGACTTGATCACCCTACATATGTGTTAATGTAGTGTGTATCCAGGAGGAGGGGGgacgtttccttttctttctctcccaaaaATGTATTCATTAACAATTAGTCAGATTTGTGCTCTTTGTCATGAGCTTGACTTCAGACTATAGGAACCAACTTCAGGACAATGCACT from Chroicocephalus ridibundus chromosome 9, bChrRid1.1, whole genome shotgun sequence encodes:
- the MTMR10 gene encoding myotubularin-related protein 10 isoform X3, yielding MPLQKFHYKNLLLGEHDVPLTCIEQIVTVNDTKRKQKVLGPNQKLKFNPTELIIYCKDFRIVRFRFDEAGPESAKKVCLAIAHYSQPTDLQLLFAFEYVGEMYHNPAKKVNGIDPGGGGGGIGSASGQQTPLFETYSDWDREIKRTGASEWRVCSVNEGYMISTCLPEYFVVPSSLADQDLKLYSYSFIGRRMPLWSWNHPNGSALVRMANIKDVLQQRRIDQRICNAITRSHPLRSDVYKSDLDKCLPNIQEIQAAHIKLKQLCVNEPFEETEEKWLSSLENTRWLEYIRSFLKHSAELVYMMECKHVSVVLQEEEGRDLSCLTASLIQVMLDPYFRTIVGFQSLIQKEWVMAGYQFLDRCNHLKRSDKESPLFLMFLDCVWQLLEQYPAAFEFSEMYLTILYDSARISLFGTFLFNCPHQRVKESTEFAISKNIQLGDEKGLRFPCVWDWSLQFTSRDRLLFHNPFYVGKSAPCVQNGAVKTFKRSKKNYSSTLRGVPPALKNGIISEQEFLPRRNSLILKLKPDFLQQTESQSNSMEQYFRDWFAKPVDLHGVILPRISGTQIKLWKLCYFRWVPEAQINHGGFITAFHKVSLLADEVDMLNRNLRQYKSNSSLQGNCSELDQSRMYFRANSLNDTSAAPDFLSSSFPFSPVGNLCRRSILGTPLSKFLSGAKIWLSTETLANED
- the MTMR10 gene encoding myotubularin-related protein 10 isoform X2 encodes the protein MFSLKQPKPTFKSYLLPLPQAEDHIASEPRIKKLEPVLLPGEIVVNEVNFVRKCIATDTSQYDLWGKLVCTNFKISFITDDPMPLQKFHYKNLLLGEHDVPLTCIEQIVTVNDTKRKQKVLGPNQKLKFNPTELIIYCKDFRIVRFRFDEAGPESAKKVCLAIAHYSQPTDLQLLFAFEYVGEMYHNPAKKVNGIDPGGGGGGIGSASGQQTPLFETYSDWDREIKRTGASEWRVCSVNEGYMISTCLPEYFVVPSSLADQDLKLYSYSFIGRRMPLWSWNHPNGSALVRMANIKDVLQQRRIDQRICNAITRSHPLRSDVYKSDLDKCLPNIQEIQAAHIKLKQLCVNEPFEETEEKWLSSLENTRWLEYIRSFLKHSAELVYMMECKHVSVVLQEEEGRDLSCLTASLIQVMLDPYFRTIVGFQSLIQKEWVMAGYQFLDRCNHLKRSDKESPLFLMFLDCVWQLLEQYPAAFEFSEMYLTILYDSARISLFGTFLFNCPHQRVKESTEFAISKNIQLGDEKGLRFPCVWDWSLQFTSRDRLLFHNPFYVGKSAPCVQNGAVKTFKRSKKNYSSTLRGVPPALKNGIISEQEFLPRRNSLILKLKPDFLQQTESQSNSMEQYFRDWFAKPVDLHGVILPRISGTQIKLWKLCYFRWVPEAQINHGGFITAFHKVSLLADEVDMLNRNLRQYKSNSSLQGNCSELDQSRMYFRANSLNDTSAAPDFLSSSFPFSPVGNLCRRSILGTPLSKFLSGAKIWLSTETLANED
- the MTMR10 gene encoding myotubularin-related protein 10 isoform X1; amino-acid sequence: MVSRPCPREARVSNLRAPGKLKERERRGGCLCSRRAEDHIASEPRIKKLEPVLLPGEIVVNEVNFVRKCIATDTSQYDLWGKLVCTNFKISFITDDPMPLQKFHYKNLLLGEHDVPLTCIEQIVTVNDTKRKQKVLGPNQKLKFNPTELIIYCKDFRIVRFRFDEAGPESAKKVCLAIAHYSQPTDLQLLFAFEYVGEMYHNPAKKVNGIDPGGGGGGIGSASGQQTPLFETYSDWDREIKRTGASEWRVCSVNEGYMISTCLPEYFVVPSSLADQDLKLYSYSFIGRRMPLWSWNHPNGSALVRMANIKDVLQQRRIDQRICNAITRSHPLRSDVYKSDLDKCLPNIQEIQAAHIKLKQLCVNEPFEETEEKWLSSLENTRWLEYIRSFLKHSAELVYMMECKHVSVVLQEEEGRDLSCLTASLIQVMLDPYFRTIVGFQSLIQKEWVMAGYQFLDRCNHLKRSDKESPLFLMFLDCVWQLLEQYPAAFEFSEMYLTILYDSARISLFGTFLFNCPHQRVKESTEFAISKNIQLGDEKGLRFPCVWDWSLQFTSRDRLLFHNPFYVGKSAPCVQNGAVKTFKRSKKNYSSTLRGVPPALKNGIISEQEFLPRRNSLILKLKPDFLQQTESQSNSMEQYFRDWFAKPVDLHGVILPRISGTQIKLWKLCYFRWVPEAQINHGGFITAFHKVSLLADEVDMLNRNLRQYKSNSSLQGNCSELDQSRMYFRANSLNDTSAAPDFLSSSFPFSPVGNLCRRSILGTPLSKFLSGAKIWLSTETLANED